One window of the Diospyros lotus cultivar Yz01 chromosome 12, ASM1463336v1, whole genome shotgun sequence genome contains the following:
- the LOC127814082 gene encoding pre-mRNA-processing factor 39-1 isoform X3 → MKLWLVKQLQLWGSGDGAASVASTASGDFSAPAAVADAANPVPDVSNEGGMVYSADLNSALHGAPTVTHFTSKASYEVTGTNESIGGIENASAVSSEAAGNDSAINGSDVSGARNTALAGISENGNPSDDVLGSIPMHQPVDDSALSAEEERLWNIVRANSIDFNAWTTLIEETEKVAENNIMKIRKVYDAFLAEFPLCYGYWKKYADHEARLGSIDKVVEVYERAVQGVTYSVDMWLHYCVFSISTYPDPETIRRLFERGLAYVGTDYLSYPLWDKYIEYEYMQQEWSRLAMIYTRILENPIQQLDRYFNSFKELAGSRPVSELRTTEEAAAAAVTFNSEPRAQDTEEVLSSVAEQSPKPGTAGLTDAEELEKYIAVREEMYKKAKEFDSKIIGFETAIRRPYFHVRPLNVAELENWHNYLEFIEGDGDLNKVVKLYERCLIACANYPEYWIRYVLCMEASGSMDLANNALERATQVFVKRQPEIHLFAARFKEHNGDIVGARAAYQLVHTEISPGLLEAIIKHANMEHRLGNLDDAFSVYEQAIAIEKGKEYSQTLPFLFAQYSRFLRLVPVNVEKAREILLQALENIQLSKPLLEALIHLESIQPPPKQIGYLDSLVEKFVAPIPDNPNFGSFAEREELSSIFLEFLDLFGDAQSIKRADDRHAKLFLHHKSTSESKKRNAEDFLVSDKTKLAKSYSAVPVTAPSVMGAYPNAQNQWAAGYGLQPQAWPQVTQAQGQQWNPGYTQQQAAFGAYGSYGSSYANPQVPTSVPQNAAYGAYPPSYPVQQAYPQQNYVQSATTAAVAPAQQPASVATQAYYGSYY, encoded by the exons ATGAAACTCTGGCTGGTCAAACAGCTGCAGCTTTGGG GTAGTGGTGATGGGGCTGCTTCTGTTGCTTCAACAGCTTCAGGAGATTTTTCTGCACCTGCTGCTGTGGCAGATGCTGCTAATCCCGTTCCTGATGTTTCTAATGAAGGTGGTATGGTATACAGTGCAGATCTAAATTCTGCCTTGCATGGAGCTCCTACTGTTACACATTTTACTTCCAAGGCATCTTATGAAGTGACTGGTACTAATGAGAGTATTGGTGGCATTGAAAATGCTTCTGCGGTTTCTTCTGAAGCTGCTGGTAATGATTCTGCCATAAACGGAAGCGATGTAAGTGGTGCGAGAAATACAGCTTTGGCTGGTATAAGTGAGAATGGAAATCCATCAGATGATGTTCTTGGATCTATCCCCATGCATCAACCAGTGGATGATTCTG CACTATCTGCTGAAGAAGAACGCTTGTGGAATATAGTGAGAGCTAATTCTATAGATTTTAATGCCTGGACGACCCTAATTGAAGAGACAGAGAAGGTGGCAGAG AATAACATTATGAAAATCCGGAAAGTTTATGATGCCTTTTTAGCAGAATTTCCTTTGTGTTACGGTTATTGGAAGAAGTATGCAGATCATGAGGCACGCCTGGGCTCTATTGACAAAGTTGTAGAGGTATACGAACGAGCTGTTCAAGGAGTAACATATTCTGTGGACATGTGGTTGCACTATTGTGTATTTTCCATAAGCACGTATCCGGATCCAGAGACCATTCGTag GCTGTTTGAGCGAGGATTAGCATATGTTGGAACAGATTATCTATCTTATCCACTTTGGGATAAGTATATCGAGTATGAATACATGCAGCAGGAATGGTCCCGTCTTGCTATGATCTATACACGTATATTAGAGAATCCTATCCAACAACTGGATCGTTATTTCAACAG CTTCAAGGAATTAGCTGGAAGTCGGCCTGTGTCAGAGTTGAGGACTACTGAggaagctgctgctgctgctgtcaCATTTAATTCGGAACCTAGAGCTCAAGATACTGAAGAGGTTCTCTCTAGTGTTGCTGAGCAATCTCCTAAACCTGGAACTGCAGGCTTAACTGACGCTGAAGAGTTGGAGAAGTATATTGCTGTTAGAGAAGAAATGTATAAGAAAGCTAAGGAGTTTGACTCTAAGATCATTGGTTTTGAAACTGCCATTAGGAGGCCCTATTTTCATGTGCGTCCCCTCAATGTTGCAGAACTTGAGAATTGGCATAACTATCTTGAATTTATTGAAGGAGATGGAGACCTTAATAAG GTTGTCAAATTATATGAAAGATGTTTAATTGCTTGTGCAAACTATCCTGAGTATTGGATAAGGTATGTTTTATGCATGGAGGCAAGTGGAAGCATGGATCTCGCAAATAATGCACTTGAGCGTGCTACTCAAGTCTTTGTTAAG AGACAACCAGAGATTCATCTCTTTGCCGCTCGGTTTAAAGAGCATAATGGGGATATCGTAGGAGCCCGAGCTGCCTATCAACTTGTCCACACGGAAATTTCCCCTGGTCTTTTAGAAGCTATTATTAAGCATGCGAACATGGAACACCGCTTG GGAAACCTGGACGATGCTTTCTCAGTATATGAACAGGCCATTGCTattgaaaaagggaaagaatatTCACAAACTCTGCCTTTCTTGTTTGCACAATATTCTCGGTTCTTACGTTTG GTTCCTGTCAATGTTGAAAAAGCTCGAGAAATTCTTCTTCAGGCACTTGAGAACATCCAGCTATCAAAACCGCTTTTGGAG GCTTTGATTCATTTAGAATCAATTCAACCACCTCCAAAGCAAATTGGGTATTTAGATTCACTGGTTGAGAAGTTTGTAGCTCCTATCCCCGATAACCCAAATTTTGGAAGTTTTGCTGAGAGAGAAGAGCTTTCTAGTATATTTTTGGAG TTTTTGGATCTCTTTGGTGATGCACAATCTATAAAGAGGGCTGATGATCGGCACGCCAAGCTATTCTTACACCACAAGAGCACGTCGGAGTCAAAAAAGCGTAATGCGGAGGACTTTCTTGTTTCAGACAAAACAAAATTAGCGAAATCATACTCTGCTGTTCCTGTAACGGCTCCATCTGTTATGGGTGCATATCCAAATGCACAAAACCAATGGGCTGCAGGGTATGGCTTACAGCCCCAAGCTTGGCCACAAGTCACACAAGCCCAGGGGCAACAGTGGAATCCTGGCTATACCCAACAACAG GCTGCATTTGGTGCTTATGGTAGTTATGGAAGCAGCTATGCAAATCCTCAAGTGCCAACGTCAGTGCCCCAGAATGCTGCTTATGGTGCTTATCCACCTTCATATCCAGTCCAG CAGGCCTATCCCCAGCAAAATTATGTACAATCAGCAACAACAGCAGCTGTGGCTCCAGCACAGCAACCTGCCTCAGTTGCTACCCAGGCCTATTATGGCAGTTATTATTGA
- the LOC127814082 gene encoding pre-mRNA-processing factor 39-1 isoform X1: MGDNETLAGQTAAALGYTSAGYSSSVYVNAHSDAAPDTGAFVDGGSGDGAASVASTASGDFSAPAAVADAANPVPDVSNEGGMVYSADLNSALHGAPTVTHFTSKASYEVTGTNESIGGIENASAVSSEAAGNDSAINGSDVSGARNTALAGISENGNPSDDVLGSIPMHQPVDDSALSAEEERLWNIVRANSIDFNAWTTLIEETEKVAENNIMKIRKVYDAFLAEFPLCYGYWKKYADHEARLGSIDKVVEVYERAVQGVTYSVDMWLHYCVFSISTYPDPETIRRLFERGLAYVGTDYLSYPLWDKYIEYEYMQQEWSRLAMIYTRILENPIQQLDRYFNSFKELAGSRPVSELRTTEEAAAAAVTFNSEPRAQDTEEVLSSVAEQSPKPGTAGLTDAEELEKYIAVREEMYKKAKEFDSKIIGFETAIRRPYFHVRPLNVAELENWHNYLEFIEGDGDLNKVVKLYERCLIACANYPEYWIRYVLCMEASGSMDLANNALERATQVFVKRQPEIHLFAARFKEHNGDIVGARAAYQLVHTEISPGLLEAIIKHANMEHRLGNLDDAFSVYEQAIAIEKGKEYSQTLPFLFAQYSRFLRLVPVNVEKAREILLQALENIQLSKPLLEALIHLESIQPPPKQIGYLDSLVEKFVAPIPDNPNFGSFAEREELSSIFLEFLDLFGDAQSIKRADDRHAKLFLHHKSTSESKKRNAEDFLVSDKTKLAKSYSAVPVTAPSVMGAYPNAQNQWAAGYGLQPQAWPQVTQAQGQQWNPGYTQQQAAFGAYGSYGSSYANPQVPTSVPQNAAYGAYPPSYPVQQAYPQQNYVQSATTAAVAPAQQPASVATQAYYGSYY; the protein is encoded by the exons ATGGGGGACAATGAAACTCTGGCTGGTCAAACAGCTGCAGCTTTGGGGTACACATCTGCTGGCTATTCATCCTCTGTTTATGTCAATGCTCATTCAGATGCAGCTCCTGATACTGGTGCCTTTGTTGATGGAGGTAGTGGTGATGGGGCTGCTTCTGTTGCTTCAACAGCTTCAGGAGATTTTTCTGCACCTGCTGCTGTGGCAGATGCTGCTAATCCCGTTCCTGATGTTTCTAATGAAGGTGGTATGGTATACAGTGCAGATCTAAATTCTGCCTTGCATGGAGCTCCTACTGTTACACATTTTACTTCCAAGGCATCTTATGAAGTGACTGGTACTAATGAGAGTATTGGTGGCATTGAAAATGCTTCTGCGGTTTCTTCTGAAGCTGCTGGTAATGATTCTGCCATAAACGGAAGCGATGTAAGTGGTGCGAGAAATACAGCTTTGGCTGGTATAAGTGAGAATGGAAATCCATCAGATGATGTTCTTGGATCTATCCCCATGCATCAACCAGTGGATGATTCTG CACTATCTGCTGAAGAAGAACGCTTGTGGAATATAGTGAGAGCTAATTCTATAGATTTTAATGCCTGGACGACCCTAATTGAAGAGACAGAGAAGGTGGCAGAG AATAACATTATGAAAATCCGGAAAGTTTATGATGCCTTTTTAGCAGAATTTCCTTTGTGTTACGGTTATTGGAAGAAGTATGCAGATCATGAGGCACGCCTGGGCTCTATTGACAAAGTTGTAGAGGTATACGAACGAGCTGTTCAAGGAGTAACATATTCTGTGGACATGTGGTTGCACTATTGTGTATTTTCCATAAGCACGTATCCGGATCCAGAGACCATTCGTag GCTGTTTGAGCGAGGATTAGCATATGTTGGAACAGATTATCTATCTTATCCACTTTGGGATAAGTATATCGAGTATGAATACATGCAGCAGGAATGGTCCCGTCTTGCTATGATCTATACACGTATATTAGAGAATCCTATCCAACAACTGGATCGTTATTTCAACAG CTTCAAGGAATTAGCTGGAAGTCGGCCTGTGTCAGAGTTGAGGACTACTGAggaagctgctgctgctgctgtcaCATTTAATTCGGAACCTAGAGCTCAAGATACTGAAGAGGTTCTCTCTAGTGTTGCTGAGCAATCTCCTAAACCTGGAACTGCAGGCTTAACTGACGCTGAAGAGTTGGAGAAGTATATTGCTGTTAGAGAAGAAATGTATAAGAAAGCTAAGGAGTTTGACTCTAAGATCATTGGTTTTGAAACTGCCATTAGGAGGCCCTATTTTCATGTGCGTCCCCTCAATGTTGCAGAACTTGAGAATTGGCATAACTATCTTGAATTTATTGAAGGAGATGGAGACCTTAATAAG GTTGTCAAATTATATGAAAGATGTTTAATTGCTTGTGCAAACTATCCTGAGTATTGGATAAGGTATGTTTTATGCATGGAGGCAAGTGGAAGCATGGATCTCGCAAATAATGCACTTGAGCGTGCTACTCAAGTCTTTGTTAAG AGACAACCAGAGATTCATCTCTTTGCCGCTCGGTTTAAAGAGCATAATGGGGATATCGTAGGAGCCCGAGCTGCCTATCAACTTGTCCACACGGAAATTTCCCCTGGTCTTTTAGAAGCTATTATTAAGCATGCGAACATGGAACACCGCTTG GGAAACCTGGACGATGCTTTCTCAGTATATGAACAGGCCATTGCTattgaaaaagggaaagaatatTCACAAACTCTGCCTTTCTTGTTTGCACAATATTCTCGGTTCTTACGTTTG GTTCCTGTCAATGTTGAAAAAGCTCGAGAAATTCTTCTTCAGGCACTTGAGAACATCCAGCTATCAAAACCGCTTTTGGAG GCTTTGATTCATTTAGAATCAATTCAACCACCTCCAAAGCAAATTGGGTATTTAGATTCACTGGTTGAGAAGTTTGTAGCTCCTATCCCCGATAACCCAAATTTTGGAAGTTTTGCTGAGAGAGAAGAGCTTTCTAGTATATTTTTGGAG TTTTTGGATCTCTTTGGTGATGCACAATCTATAAAGAGGGCTGATGATCGGCACGCCAAGCTATTCTTACACCACAAGAGCACGTCGGAGTCAAAAAAGCGTAATGCGGAGGACTTTCTTGTTTCAGACAAAACAAAATTAGCGAAATCATACTCTGCTGTTCCTGTAACGGCTCCATCTGTTATGGGTGCATATCCAAATGCACAAAACCAATGGGCTGCAGGGTATGGCTTACAGCCCCAAGCTTGGCCACAAGTCACACAAGCCCAGGGGCAACAGTGGAATCCTGGCTATACCCAACAACAG GCTGCATTTGGTGCTTATGGTAGTTATGGAAGCAGCTATGCAAATCCTCAAGTGCCAACGTCAGTGCCCCAGAATGCTGCTTATGGTGCTTATCCACCTTCATATCCAGTCCAG CAGGCCTATCCCCAGCAAAATTATGTACAATCAGCAACAACAGCAGCTGTGGCTCCAGCACAGCAACCTGCCTCAGTTGCTACCCAGGCCTATTATGGCAGTTATTATTGA
- the LOC127814082 gene encoding pre-mRNA-processing factor 39-1 isoform X5, producing the protein MQQEWSRLAMIYTRILENPIQQLDRYFNSFKELAGSRPVSELRTTEEAAAAAVTFNSEPRAQDTEEVLSSVAEQSPKPGTAGLTDAEELEKYIAVREEMYKKAKEFDSKIIGFETAIRRPYFHVRPLNVAELENWHNYLEFIEGDGDLNKVVKLYERCLIACANYPEYWIRYVLCMEASGSMDLANNALERATQVFVKRQPEIHLFAARFKEHNGDIVGARAAYQLVHTEISPGLLEAIIKHANMEHRLGNLDDAFSVYEQAIAIEKGKEYSQTLPFLFAQYSRFLRLVPVNVEKAREILLQALENIQLSKPLLEALIHLESIQPPPKQIGYLDSLVEKFVAPIPDNPNFGSFAEREELSSIFLEFLDLFGDAQSIKRADDRHAKLFLHHKSTSESKKRNAEDFLVSDKTKLAKSYSAVPVTAPSVMGAYPNAQNQWAAGYGLQPQAWPQVTQAQGQQWNPGYTQQQAAFGAYGSYGSSYANPQVPTSVPQNAAYGAYPPSYPVQQAYPQQNYVQSATTAAVAPAQQPASVATQAYYGSYY; encoded by the exons ATGCAGCAGGAATGGTCCCGTCTTGCTATGATCTATACACGTATATTAGAGAATCCTATCCAACAACTGGATCGTTATTTCAACAG CTTCAAGGAATTAGCTGGAAGTCGGCCTGTGTCAGAGTTGAGGACTACTGAggaagctgctgctgctgctgtcaCATTTAATTCGGAACCTAGAGCTCAAGATACTGAAGAGGTTCTCTCTAGTGTTGCTGAGCAATCTCCTAAACCTGGAACTGCAGGCTTAACTGACGCTGAAGAGTTGGAGAAGTATATTGCTGTTAGAGAAGAAATGTATAAGAAAGCTAAGGAGTTTGACTCTAAGATCATTGGTTTTGAAACTGCCATTAGGAGGCCCTATTTTCATGTGCGTCCCCTCAATGTTGCAGAACTTGAGAATTGGCATAACTATCTTGAATTTATTGAAGGAGATGGAGACCTTAATAAG GTTGTCAAATTATATGAAAGATGTTTAATTGCTTGTGCAAACTATCCTGAGTATTGGATAAGGTATGTTTTATGCATGGAGGCAAGTGGAAGCATGGATCTCGCAAATAATGCACTTGAGCGTGCTACTCAAGTCTTTGTTAAG AGACAACCAGAGATTCATCTCTTTGCCGCTCGGTTTAAAGAGCATAATGGGGATATCGTAGGAGCCCGAGCTGCCTATCAACTTGTCCACACGGAAATTTCCCCTGGTCTTTTAGAAGCTATTATTAAGCATGCGAACATGGAACACCGCTTG GGAAACCTGGACGATGCTTTCTCAGTATATGAACAGGCCATTGCTattgaaaaagggaaagaatatTCACAAACTCTGCCTTTCTTGTTTGCACAATATTCTCGGTTCTTACGTTTG GTTCCTGTCAATGTTGAAAAAGCTCGAGAAATTCTTCTTCAGGCACTTGAGAACATCCAGCTATCAAAACCGCTTTTGGAG GCTTTGATTCATTTAGAATCAATTCAACCACCTCCAAAGCAAATTGGGTATTTAGATTCACTGGTTGAGAAGTTTGTAGCTCCTATCCCCGATAACCCAAATTTTGGAAGTTTTGCTGAGAGAGAAGAGCTTTCTAGTATATTTTTGGAG TTTTTGGATCTCTTTGGTGATGCACAATCTATAAAGAGGGCTGATGATCGGCACGCCAAGCTATTCTTACACCACAAGAGCACGTCGGAGTCAAAAAAGCGTAATGCGGAGGACTTTCTTGTTTCAGACAAAACAAAATTAGCGAAATCATACTCTGCTGTTCCTGTAACGGCTCCATCTGTTATGGGTGCATATCCAAATGCACAAAACCAATGGGCTGCAGGGTATGGCTTACAGCCCCAAGCTTGGCCACAAGTCACACAAGCCCAGGGGCAACAGTGGAATCCTGGCTATACCCAACAACAG GCTGCATTTGGTGCTTATGGTAGTTATGGAAGCAGCTATGCAAATCCTCAAGTGCCAACGTCAGTGCCCCAGAATGCTGCTTATGGTGCTTATCCACCTTCATATCCAGTCCAG CAGGCCTATCCCCAGCAAAATTATGTACAATCAGCAACAACAGCAGCTGTGGCTCCAGCACAGCAACCTGCCTCAGTTGCTACCCAGGCCTATTATGGCAGTTATTATTGA
- the LOC127814082 gene encoding pre-mRNA-processing factor 39-1 isoform X4, whose protein sequence is MGDNETLAGQTAAALGADLNSALHGAPTVTHFTSKASYEVTGTNESIGGIENASAVSSEAAGNDSAINGSDVSGARNTALAGISENGNPSDDVLGSIPMHQPVDDSALSAEEERLWNIVRANSIDFNAWTTLIEETEKVAENNIMKIRKVYDAFLAEFPLCYGYWKKYADHEARLGSIDKVVEVYERAVQGVTYSVDMWLHYCVFSISTYPDPETIRRLFERGLAYVGTDYLSYPLWDKYIEYEYMQQEWSRLAMIYTRILENPIQQLDRYFNSFKELAGSRPVSELRTTEEAAAAAVTFNSEPRAQDTEEVLSSVAEQSPKPGTAGLTDAEELEKYIAVREEMYKKAKEFDSKIIGFETAIRRPYFHVRPLNVAELENWHNYLEFIEGDGDLNKVVKLYERCLIACANYPEYWIRYVLCMEASGSMDLANNALERATQVFVKRQPEIHLFAARFKEHNGDIVGARAAYQLVHTEISPGLLEAIIKHANMEHRLGNLDDAFSVYEQAIAIEKGKEYSQTLPFLFAQYSRFLRLVPVNVEKAREILLQALENIQLSKPLLEALIHLESIQPPPKQIGYLDSLVEKFVAPIPDNPNFGSFAEREELSSIFLEFLDLFGDAQSIKRADDRHAKLFLHHKSTSESKKRNAEDFLVSDKTKLAKSYSAVPVTAPSVMGAYPNAQNQWAAGYGLQPQAWPQVTQAQGQQWNPGYTQQQAAFGAYGSYGSSYANPQVPTSVPQNAAYGAYPPSYPVQQAYPQQNYVQSATTAAVAPAQQPASVATQAYYGSYY, encoded by the exons ATGGGGGACAATGAAACTCTGGCTGGTCAAACAGCTGCAGCTTTGGG TGCAGATCTAAATTCTGCCTTGCATGGAGCTCCTACTGTTACACATTTTACTTCCAAGGCATCTTATGAAGTGACTGGTACTAATGAGAGTATTGGTGGCATTGAAAATGCTTCTGCGGTTTCTTCTGAAGCTGCTGGTAATGATTCTGCCATAAACGGAAGCGATGTAAGTGGTGCGAGAAATACAGCTTTGGCTGGTATAAGTGAGAATGGAAATCCATCAGATGATGTTCTTGGATCTATCCCCATGCATCAACCAGTGGATGATTCTG CACTATCTGCTGAAGAAGAACGCTTGTGGAATATAGTGAGAGCTAATTCTATAGATTTTAATGCCTGGACGACCCTAATTGAAGAGACAGAGAAGGTGGCAGAG AATAACATTATGAAAATCCGGAAAGTTTATGATGCCTTTTTAGCAGAATTTCCTTTGTGTTACGGTTATTGGAAGAAGTATGCAGATCATGAGGCACGCCTGGGCTCTATTGACAAAGTTGTAGAGGTATACGAACGAGCTGTTCAAGGAGTAACATATTCTGTGGACATGTGGTTGCACTATTGTGTATTTTCCATAAGCACGTATCCGGATCCAGAGACCATTCGTag GCTGTTTGAGCGAGGATTAGCATATGTTGGAACAGATTATCTATCTTATCCACTTTGGGATAAGTATATCGAGTATGAATACATGCAGCAGGAATGGTCCCGTCTTGCTATGATCTATACACGTATATTAGAGAATCCTATCCAACAACTGGATCGTTATTTCAACAG CTTCAAGGAATTAGCTGGAAGTCGGCCTGTGTCAGAGTTGAGGACTACTGAggaagctgctgctgctgctgtcaCATTTAATTCGGAACCTAGAGCTCAAGATACTGAAGAGGTTCTCTCTAGTGTTGCTGAGCAATCTCCTAAACCTGGAACTGCAGGCTTAACTGACGCTGAAGAGTTGGAGAAGTATATTGCTGTTAGAGAAGAAATGTATAAGAAAGCTAAGGAGTTTGACTCTAAGATCATTGGTTTTGAAACTGCCATTAGGAGGCCCTATTTTCATGTGCGTCCCCTCAATGTTGCAGAACTTGAGAATTGGCATAACTATCTTGAATTTATTGAAGGAGATGGAGACCTTAATAAG GTTGTCAAATTATATGAAAGATGTTTAATTGCTTGTGCAAACTATCCTGAGTATTGGATAAGGTATGTTTTATGCATGGAGGCAAGTGGAAGCATGGATCTCGCAAATAATGCACTTGAGCGTGCTACTCAAGTCTTTGTTAAG AGACAACCAGAGATTCATCTCTTTGCCGCTCGGTTTAAAGAGCATAATGGGGATATCGTAGGAGCCCGAGCTGCCTATCAACTTGTCCACACGGAAATTTCCCCTGGTCTTTTAGAAGCTATTATTAAGCATGCGAACATGGAACACCGCTTG GGAAACCTGGACGATGCTTTCTCAGTATATGAACAGGCCATTGCTattgaaaaagggaaagaatatTCACAAACTCTGCCTTTCTTGTTTGCACAATATTCTCGGTTCTTACGTTTG GTTCCTGTCAATGTTGAAAAAGCTCGAGAAATTCTTCTTCAGGCACTTGAGAACATCCAGCTATCAAAACCGCTTTTGGAG GCTTTGATTCATTTAGAATCAATTCAACCACCTCCAAAGCAAATTGGGTATTTAGATTCACTGGTTGAGAAGTTTGTAGCTCCTATCCCCGATAACCCAAATTTTGGAAGTTTTGCTGAGAGAGAAGAGCTTTCTAGTATATTTTTGGAG TTTTTGGATCTCTTTGGTGATGCACAATCTATAAAGAGGGCTGATGATCGGCACGCCAAGCTATTCTTACACCACAAGAGCACGTCGGAGTCAAAAAAGCGTAATGCGGAGGACTTTCTTGTTTCAGACAAAACAAAATTAGCGAAATCATACTCTGCTGTTCCTGTAACGGCTCCATCTGTTATGGGTGCATATCCAAATGCACAAAACCAATGGGCTGCAGGGTATGGCTTACAGCCCCAAGCTTGGCCACAAGTCACACAAGCCCAGGGGCAACAGTGGAATCCTGGCTATACCCAACAACAG GCTGCATTTGGTGCTTATGGTAGTTATGGAAGCAGCTATGCAAATCCTCAAGTGCCAACGTCAGTGCCCCAGAATGCTGCTTATGGTGCTTATCCACCTTCATATCCAGTCCAG CAGGCCTATCCCCAGCAAAATTATGTACAATCAGCAACAACAGCAGCTGTGGCTCCAGCACAGCAACCTGCCTCAGTTGCTACCCAGGCCTATTATGGCAGTTATTATTGA